A genomic region of Porticoccaceae bacterium LTM1 contains the following coding sequences:
- a CDS encoding SDR family NAD(P)-dependent oxidoreductase, translated as MELQNKVAIVTGGASGLGRATVSALVAKGMRVAIFDVNAEAGEQAVAELGSDKVMFRSVDVTSAESAEQAVAAVVENFGGVHLCLNCAGICPAKKVLDREGNAMPLGNFATAININLVGSFNVARVAAQAMAKNEPMGEAGERGVIINTASVAAYEGQIGQSAYSASKGGVVGMTLPMARDLAPLGIRVMTVAPGIMGTPMVKAMPENVQDALVANIQFPKRLGLPEEDFGSLIIHIGENVYLNGETIRLDGAIRMPPR; from the coding sequence ATGGAGTTACAAAATAAAGTTGCCATCGTTACAGGTGGTGCATCCGGATTGGGCCGCGCTACCGTAAGCGCGCTGGTGGCTAAAGGCATGCGCGTGGCCATTTTTGATGTAAACGCTGAAGCGGGCGAGCAGGCGGTTGCTGAATTGGGCAGTGATAAAGTGATGTTCCGCTCTGTCGATGTAACCAGTGCAGAGTCGGCTGAGCAGGCGGTGGCAGCTGTTGTTGAAAACTTTGGTGGGGTTCACCTCTGTCTGAATTGTGCCGGTATTTGCCCGGCCAAAAAGGTGCTGGATCGAGAAGGCAATGCCATGCCGCTGGGTAACTTTGCCACAGCGATCAATATCAATCTGGTGGGTTCATTTAATGTCGCGCGGGTTGCTGCGCAGGCGATGGCTAAAAACGAACCGATGGGTGAGGCTGGCGAGCGCGGTGTTATTATCAATACTGCCTCGGTAGCGGCCTATGAGGGGCAGATTGGCCAAAGTGCCTACTCGGCCAGTAAAGGAGGGGTGGTTGGCATGACCTTGCCAATGGCGCGTGATCTGGCTCCGCTAGGTATTCGCGTTATGACTGTGGCGCCGGGTATTATGGGCACTCCCATGGTCAAGGCGATGCCGGAAAATGTCCAGGATGCCCTGGTCGCCAATATCCAATTCCCGAAGCGTCTTGGCTTGCCTGAAGAGGATTTCGGCTCGCTGATAATTCACATCGGTGAAAATGTCTACCTGAATGGCGAAACCATCCGCCTGGATGGTGCCATTCGAATGCCGCCACGTTGA
- the carB gene encoding carbamoyl-phosphate synthase large subunit, protein MPKRTDIKSILIIGAGPIVIGQACEFDYSGAQACKALREEGYRVILVNSNPATIMTDPAMADATYIEPIEWETVAKIIEAERPDAVLPTMGGQTALNCALDLARKGVLEKFGVELIGATEDAIDKAEDRSRFDKAMKAIGLETPRSGIAHSIEDALKIQEEFGYPIIIRPSFTMGGSGGGIAYNREELVEICTRGLDLSPTNELLIDESLLGWKEYEMEVVRDKNDNCIIVCSIENFDPMGVHTGDSITVAPAQTLTDKEYQIMRNASCAVLREIGVETGGSNVQFGIHPDTGRMVIIEMNPRVSRSSALASKATGFPIAKVAAKLAVGYTLDELQNEITGGATPASFEPSIDYVVTKVPRFTFEKFTKANAKLTTQMKSVGEVMAIGRTFQESVQKALRGLEEGKVGFDPIVDLASDQALDIIRQELLEPGAQRIWFVGDAFRAGMSVDEVFDVSAIDRWYLVQIEDLIKEEQALQGRTLVELQRDELFRLKRKGFSDARLATLLGVSEGDVRSYRSSMELFPVYKRVDTCAAEFASDTAYMYSTYEEECESQPSGRDKIMVLGGGPNRIGQGIEFDYCCVHAALAMRDDGYETIMVNCNPETVSTDYDTSDRLYFEPVTLEDVLEIVRVEKPKGVIVQFGGQTPLKLARALEAEGVPIIGTTPDAIDRAEDRERFQQMINKLGLLQPPNAIVRSLDEAIQEAGKIGYPLVVRPSYVLGGRAMEIVYKEEELSRYMNEAVKVSNEAPVLLDYFLSSAIEVDIDAVSDGEEVVIGAIMQHIEQAGIHSGDSACSLPPYSLPEEVQAEMRDMVKAMARELNVIGLMNVQLAWQDGKIYVIEVNPRASRTVPFVSKCIGRSLAKVAARCMAGQSLQSQDFTKELVPEHFNVKEAVFPFNKFPGIDPILGPEMKSTGEVMGIGETFAEAYGKAQLGANDSIPTSGNAFLSVRDPDKAGIVEVARDLIALGFKVIATEGTASAIQAAGLEVELVNKVTEGRPHIVDRIKSDDIDLIINTTEGRQAIADSATIRSSAEQHGVYYTTTLAGGKAVVMALQHGGEIKVRRLQDLHCVS, encoded by the coding sequence ATGCCAAAACGTACAGACATCAAAAGTATCCTCATTATTGGCGCGGGCCCGATCGTTATCGGCCAGGCCTGTGAATTTGACTACTCCGGCGCTCAGGCCTGTAAGGCACTGCGCGAAGAGGGCTACCGGGTAATTCTGGTGAACTCCAACCCGGCAACTATCATGACCGACCCGGCCATGGCTGACGCCACCTACATCGAACCGATTGAGTGGGAGACTGTTGCAAAAATTATTGAAGCTGAGCGTCCGGATGCGGTGCTGCCGACCATGGGTGGTCAGACGGCACTGAACTGTGCATTGGACTTGGCTCGCAAGGGCGTGCTTGAGAAGTTCGGTGTAGAACTGATTGGTGCTACCGAAGACGCCATCGACAAGGCGGAAGACCGCTCTCGCTTCGATAAGGCGATGAAGGCTATTGGCCTCGAAACTCCCCGTTCCGGTATCGCTCACTCCATTGAGGATGCCCTGAAGATTCAGGAAGAGTTTGGTTACCCGATCATCATTCGCCCGTCGTTTACCATGGGTGGTTCTGGTGGTGGTATCGCTTACAACCGCGAAGAGTTGGTTGAAATTTGTACTCGCGGCCTGGATCTGTCACCTACCAACGAGCTGCTCATCGATGAGTCCCTGTTGGGCTGGAAAGAGTATGAGATGGAGGTTGTTCGTGACAAAAACGACAACTGCATCATTGTTTGCTCGATTGAAAACTTTGACCCGATGGGGGTGCACACCGGCGACTCCATTACGGTAGCGCCAGCGCAAACGCTGACGGATAAAGAATACCAGATCATGCGTAATGCCTCCTGTGCGGTACTGCGCGAGATCGGCGTTGAAACCGGTGGTTCCAATGTGCAGTTCGGTATCCACCCGGACACTGGCCGCATGGTGATTATCGAGATGAACCCGCGGGTGTCTCGTTCTTCAGCGCTGGCCTCCAAAGCGACCGGTTTCCCGATCGCCAAAGTGGCGGCAAAGCTGGCGGTGGGTTACACCCTCGATGAGCTGCAAAATGAAATTACCGGCGGTGCGACTCCGGCTTCCTTTGAGCCGTCCATCGACTACGTGGTTACCAAAGTGCCGCGCTTTACCTTTGAGAAATTCACCAAGGCCAACGCCAAGCTGACCACCCAGATGAAATCAGTGGGTGAGGTAATGGCCATCGGTCGCACTTTCCAGGAGTCTGTCCAGAAAGCACTGCGCGGCCTGGAAGAGGGCAAGGTTGGTTTTGACCCGATTGTCGATTTGGCGTCCGATCAGGCGCTCGACATCATTCGCCAGGAGTTGCTGGAACCCGGCGCCCAGCGCATCTGGTTTGTGGGTGATGCATTCCGCGCAGGCATGTCGGTTGATGAAGTATTTGACGTATCCGCTATCGATCGCTGGTACCTGGTACAGATCGAAGACCTGATCAAAGAAGAGCAGGCGCTGCAAGGCCGCACCCTGGTAGAGCTGCAGCGCGACGAGCTGTTCCGCCTCAAGCGCAAAGGTTTCTCCGATGCGCGTCTGGCTACCCTGCTGGGTGTGTCTGAAGGTGATGTGCGTAGCTACCGCAGTTCGATGGAGTTGTTCCCGGTATACAAACGTGTTGATACCTGTGCTGCGGAATTTGCTTCCGACACCGCCTACATGTACTCCACTTATGAAGAAGAGTGTGAGTCCCAGCCGTCCGGCCGTGACAAGATCATGGTATTGGGCGGTGGCCCGAACCGTATCGGTCAGGGGATCGAGTTTGACTACTGCTGTGTGCACGCAGCCCTGGCAATGCGCGACGACGGTTATGAGACCATCATGGTCAACTGTAACCCGGAAACGGTTTCCACTGACTACGACACTTCCGACCGCCTCTACTTTGAGCCGGTAACTCTGGAAGATGTATTGGAAATTGTTCGCGTTGAAAAGCCCAAGGGTGTGATTGTTCAGTTTGGTGGCCAGACCCCACTGAAGTTGGCGCGTGCTCTGGAGGCAGAAGGAGTGCCGATTATCGGTACCACTCCAGACGCCATCGATCGCGCCGAAGACCGCGAGCGCTTCCAGCAGATGATTAACAAACTGGGTCTGTTGCAGCCGCCAAATGCGATTGTTCGCTCCCTGGATGAGGCGATTCAGGAAGCTGGCAAGATCGGTTACCCGCTGGTGGTGCGCCCCTCTTATGTTTTGGGTGGCCGCGCCATGGAGATTGTTTACAAGGAAGAAGAGCTGAGCCGCTACATGAACGAAGCGGTTAAGGTTTCCAACGAAGCTCCTGTTCTGTTGGACTACTTCCTTTCCTCGGCTATCGAGGTGGATATTGATGCCGTCAGTGATGGTGAAGAAGTGGTGATTGGTGCCATCATGCAGCACATCGAGCAGGCTGGTATCCACTCCGGTGATTCCGCCTGTTCGCTGCCGCCCTACAGCTTGCCGGAAGAGGTTCAGGCTGAAATGCGTGACATGGTGAAAGCGATGGCGCGTGAGCTGAATGTTATCGGCTTGATGAACGTGCAGCTGGCCTGGCAGGATGGCAAGATCTACGTCATCGAAGTGAACCCGCGTGCCTCTCGCACCGTACCATTTGTGTCCAAGTGCATTGGCCGCTCCCTGGCGAAAGTGGCCGCCCGCTGTATGGCTGGTCAGAGCCTGCAGTCGCAGGATTTCACCAAAGAGCTGGTGCCGGAGCACTTCAACGTTAAAGAGGCTGTGTTCCCGTTTAACAAATTCCCTGGCATCGACCCGATTCTTGGGCCGGAAATGAAGTCAACTGGTGAGGTAATGGGTATCGGCGAAACCTTTGCTGAAGCCTACGGCAAGGCTCAGTTGGGTGCTAACGACAGCATTCCGACCAGTGGCAATGCGTTCCTCAGTGTTCGCGATCCGGATAAAGCGGGTATTGTCGAGGTGGCTCGTGACCTGATAGCCTTGGGCTTCAAGGTGATTGCTACCGAAGGTACTGCCAGTGCTATTCAGGCGGCAGGCCTTGAGGTTGAGCTGGTCAACAAGGTGACAGAAGGTCGTCCGCATATTGTTGACCGCATCAAGAGTGACGATATTGATTTGATCATCAATACCACCGAAGGGCGTCAGGCGATTGCCGACTCCGCGACTATTCGCTCCAGTGCCGAGCAGCATGGTGTGTACTACACTACCACGCTGGCGGGGGGTAAAGCAGTTGTGATGGCCCTGCAGCACGGTGGTGAAATCAAAGTGCGCCGCTTGCAGGATTTGCACTGCGTGTCGTAA
- a CDS encoding AraC family transcriptional regulator — MATIGIHYVQAALQGAIQNGLDVGPLLAKANIHPNLLNRDDTRVHADQMTQLVQTIWREMGDEFMGFVPDRCKNGVFALMAETVSHCSNLGTLLRTGIHFYNLFCDGIQMKLLEKGDQAIIDIQFNQPALDPQHFYREFWLVIWHRFPSWYIGESIHLTSVDLDYPLPDYEKELRYIFPCQLNFDQSNCRLHFLRSYLDKPLIRSQLELKDFLTNSPADLMTIPGEDFSLSAQIQRMLLKVEGDQLLFPKIDELARSLKISPQTLHRRLTADGTSYQQIKNRIRRDLAISKLAKENCPVEEVARYTGFTEPSSFTRAFKQWTGMSPRDYRRRE, encoded by the coding sequence ATGGCTACTATCGGCATCCATTACGTTCAGGCCGCATTACAGGGGGCCATCCAAAATGGCCTTGATGTAGGACCATTATTGGCCAAGGCCAACATTCACCCCAACCTGCTCAACCGTGACGACACCCGTGTCCACGCAGACCAGATGACCCAATTGGTGCAAACCATATGGCGAGAAATGGGTGACGAGTTCATGGGCTTTGTGCCGGACCGCTGTAAAAATGGCGTTTTTGCGTTGATGGCCGAAACTGTCAGCCATTGCAGCAACCTCGGCACCCTGCTGCGCACCGGTATTCATTTTTACAATCTGTTTTGCGATGGCATTCAGATGAAGTTGCTGGAAAAAGGCGACCAGGCAATCATCGACATACAGTTCAATCAACCAGCACTGGATCCCCAGCACTTTTACCGCGAATTCTGGTTGGTTATCTGGCACCGCTTCCCCAGCTGGTATATTGGTGAAAGCATCCACCTAACCTCGGTTGATCTTGACTACCCACTTCCGGACTACGAAAAAGAGCTGCGCTACATCTTCCCATGCCAACTTAATTTTGATCAGTCCAACTGTCGCCTGCACTTTTTGCGCAGCTATCTCGACAAACCGTTAATTCGCTCCCAGCTGGAGTTGAAGGATTTCCTGACCAACTCTCCAGCGGATCTGATGACCATTCCCGGAGAGGACTTCAGCCTGTCCGCGCAAATTCAGCGTATGCTGCTCAAGGTAGAAGGGGATCAACTGCTGTTCCCGAAAATTGACGAATTGGCTCGATCCTTAAAAATCAGCCCCCAAACTCTGCATCGTCGCTTAACTGCCGATGGCACAAGCTACCAGCAAATCAAAAATCGTATTCGACGCGATCTTGCCATCAGCAAACTGGCTAAAGAGAATTGTCCGGTAGAAGAAGTTGCTCGATATACCGGCTTTACCGAACCCAGTTCATTCACCCGCGCCTTTAAGCAGTGGACGGGCATGTCGCCGCGCGATTATCGTCGCCGGGAATAA
- a CDS encoding shikimate kinase, producing MNTSSHNGVILIGMPGAGKSTLGVQLAKELGFDFLDTDVSIQVHTGQTLQDIIDTTDYLNLRRIEEAVLLSTDCHGKVVATGGSVVYSDAGMNHLKDQGTIVFLDTPLDELRRRIHNYDTRGIARRPEQTLEDVFEERQELYKQYAQITIDCSDKDQLSVLAAIIAQLG from the coding sequence ATGAATACAAGCTCACACAATGGCGTTATCTTGATTGGCATGCCCGGCGCCGGAAAAAGCACCCTTGGCGTGCAATTGGCCAAAGAACTCGGCTTTGATTTTCTCGATACCGATGTGTCAATCCAGGTACATACCGGTCAAACCCTGCAGGACATTATCGACACAACTGATTACCTGAATCTGCGCCGCATTGAGGAAGCCGTACTGCTGAGTACCGACTGTCACGGCAAAGTCGTAGCGACTGGTGGCAGCGTGGTGTACAGCGATGCCGGTATGAACCACCTGAAAGACCAGGGAACAATTGTATTTCTGGACACACCGCTGGATGAGTTGCGACGTCGTATTCACAACTACGATACTCGTGGTATCGCAAGACGTCCTGAACAAACTCTTGAAGATGTATTTGAAGAGCGTCAGGAACTGTACAAGCAGTACGCGCAAATCACCATTGACTGTTCTGATAAAGATCAGCTGAGCGTGTTGGCGGCAATTATTGCCCAACTGGGATGA
- a CDS encoding acyl-CoA dehydrogenase family protein: MNFSLTEEQQMIQDMARQFAEAELAPVSAELDETGDRALFLGKLQQLAELGFMGLNINAQYGGVEAGSVAFSLAITELARGCASTAVTVSVTNMVAEVIQTIGSDEQKERYLPKLCSGEYRAGAFCLTEPNAGSDPASMRTKAVREGDEWVLNGSKIFITSAEYAGVFVVWAVTDPNAAKGKGISCFLVEEGTPGLVIGKAEEKMGQKASVTNEVLFDNCRIPASAMMGKENDGFRIAVAELAGGRIGIGSLALGVGLAAMDYARSYLLQRNQFGRPLADFQGLQWMLADRYTELEAARLLLMQAADLKQRGQPFASQASMAKLFATEKGNDACYTALQMMGGNGYIREYPLERMARDNRVTTIYEGTSEVQRLIIARELLRAAG, translated from the coding sequence ATGAATTTTTCTCTCACCGAAGAACAACAGATGATACAAGATATGGCGCGCCAGTTCGCTGAGGCTGAATTGGCACCTGTGTCGGCAGAGCTTGACGAAACCGGTGATCGAGCACTTTTTCTGGGTAAGTTGCAGCAGTTGGCCGAGCTGGGTTTTATGGGGCTCAATATCAATGCTCAATACGGTGGCGTAGAGGCTGGCTCAGTGGCGTTCAGCCTGGCAATTACCGAGCTGGCTCGAGGCTGTGCATCCACTGCTGTGACCGTGTCGGTCACCAACATGGTGGCAGAAGTTATTCAGACTATCGGCAGCGATGAGCAAAAGGAGCGTTATCTACCCAAACTTTGCTCTGGAGAATACCGGGCCGGTGCCTTTTGTTTGACCGAGCCAAATGCAGGGTCTGATCCGGCTAGCATGCGTACCAAGGCGGTGCGCGAAGGTGATGAGTGGGTGCTTAACGGAAGTAAGATTTTTATTACCAGCGCCGAGTATGCCGGTGTCTTTGTGGTATGGGCCGTAACGGATCCGAACGCTGCAAAAGGTAAAGGTATTTCCTGCTTTCTGGTAGAGGAAGGTACACCGGGCCTGGTGATTGGTAAGGCCGAAGAAAAGATGGGGCAGAAGGCTTCGGTCACTAACGAGGTGTTGTTTGATAATTGCCGCATTCCGGCCAGCGCTATGATGGGCAAAGAGAATGACGGATTTCGCATCGCTGTGGCCGAGTTGGCTGGTGGTAGAATCGGCATCGGTTCACTGGCACTGGGAGTTGGCTTGGCCGCAATGGACTATGCGCGCAGCTACCTGTTGCAGCGCAATCAATTTGGTCGTCCGCTTGCAGATTTTCAGGGATTGCAGTGGATGCTGGCAGATCGCTATACCGAACTAGAGGCGGCGCGATTGCTGTTGATGCAGGCAGCGGATTTGAAACAGCGTGGTCAGCCGTTTGCAAGCCAGGCATCCATGGCAAAACTGTTCGCCACCGAGAAAGGCAATGACGCATGTTATACAGCGCTGCAAATGATGGGCGGTAACGGCTATATTCGCGAGTATCCCCTGGAACGAATGGCTCGCGATAATCGGGTGACCACAATCTATGAGGGCACCAGTGAAGTTCAGCGTTTGATTATCGCAAGAGAACTGCTTCGAGCTGCAGGCTGA
- a CDS encoding acetyltransferase, giving the protein MFLKDKNNGHLVEVLNLAMLFDPFKKVVEGRSHFGEEAQDPEEFVKKELEFMSGEHLPRCWLDPHYRDHELQRS; this is encoded by the coding sequence GTGTTTTTGAAAGACAAAAACAACGGTCACTTGGTGGAAGTGCTCAATCTCGCCATGCTCTTTGATCCATTTAAGAAGGTGGTAGAAGGGCGCTCACATTTTGGTGAGGAGGCCCAGGATCCTGAGGAGTTTGTAAAAAAAGAGCTGGAGTTTATGTCCGGTGAGCACCTGCCGCGCTGCTGGCTCGATCCCCATTATCGGGATCATGAGTTGCAGCGCTCCTGA
- the carA gene encoding glutamine-hydrolyzing carbamoyl-phosphate synthase small subunit, which yields MTTYSSSRKPAILVLEDGTVFRGTSIGADGISSGEVVFNTALTGYQEILTDPSYAKQIVTLTYPHIGNVGVNKEDEESEQIWAAGLVIRDLPLLVSNFRSEQALDEYLRERNIVGIADIDTRKLTRLLREKGAQSGCLMAGDAIDEDKALAEAKAFGGLKGMDLAKVVCTTSSYPWKEGSWELPSETSKGGHTEKTFEKPFKVVAYDFGVKRNILRMLVDRGAELTVVPAQTPAAEVLAMNPDGIFLSNGPGDPEPCDYAIAAIEEFLKTDIPVFGICLGHQLLALASGAKTVKMKFGHHGANHPVQNLDDKTVLITSQNHGFAVDEASLPGNLRATHKSLFDGSLQGIHRTDKPAFSFQGHPEASPGPHDAAPLFDHFFELMKARA from the coding sequence GTGACCACATATTCTTCTTCCCGTAAGCCCGCAATTCTTGTGTTGGAGGATGGTACCGTATTCCGTGGTACCTCCATCGGCGCAGACGGAATTTCCAGTGGTGAGGTGGTGTTTAACACTGCACTGACCGGATACCAGGAAATTCTCACCGACCCGTCCTACGCCAAACAGATCGTCACACTTACCTATCCTCACATCGGCAATGTCGGTGTTAACAAAGAAGATGAAGAATCCGAGCAAATCTGGGCCGCTGGCCTGGTGATTCGCGATCTGCCGCTGCTGGTAAGCAACTTCCGCAGTGAGCAGGCTCTGGATGAATACCTGCGCGAGCGCAACATTGTTGGTATCGCTGATATTGATACCCGCAAACTGACTCGCCTGCTGCGCGAGAAAGGCGCCCAGAGCGGTTGCCTGATGGCGGGTGATGCAATAGATGAAGACAAGGCGCTGGCTGAGGCCAAGGCGTTTGGCGGCCTCAAGGGGATGGACCTAGCCAAGGTGGTTTGCACAACCTCTTCCTATCCTTGGAAAGAGGGTAGCTGGGAGCTGCCTTCAGAGACCAGTAAGGGCGGTCACACCGAAAAGACCTTTGAGAAGCCTTTCAAAGTGGTGGCTTACGACTTTGGTGTAAAGCGCAACATTCTGCGTATGCTGGTAGATCGCGGTGCCGAGCTGACCGTTGTACCAGCCCAGACACCGGCCGCTGAGGTTCTGGCGATGAACCCGGACGGCATCTTCCTCTCCAACGGTCCCGGTGACCCCGAGCCTTGTGACTACGCCATCGCAGCGATTGAGGAATTCCTGAAAACAGACATTCCGGTATTTGGCATCTGCCTTGGCCACCAGTTGCTGGCTCTGGCCTCTGGTGCCAAGACTGTGAAAATGAAGTTTGGCCACCACGGTGCCAACCACCCGGTACAAAACCTCGACGACAAGACGGTGCTGATCACCAGCCAGAACCACGGCTTTGCGGTGGATGAGGCGAGCCTGCCGGGTAACCTGCGCGCTACCCACAAGTCTTTGTTTGACGGTTCGCTGCAAGGTATTCACCGTACCGACAAGCCGGCCTTCAGCTTCCAGGGGCACCCTGAAGCGAGTCCGGGCCCGCACGATGCGGCACCGTTGTTTGATCATTTCTTTGAATTGATGAAAGCCAGAGCCTAA